One Bombus fervidus isolate BK054 chromosome 2, iyBomFerv1, whole genome shotgun sequence DNA segment encodes these proteins:
- the LOC139997827 gene encoding MAPK regulated corepressor interacting protein 2 isoform X2 produces the protein MSGRQMTMNGKRPSSIPSRHQSETVAQHFDLIKYIYDSWNTVSRELDMCHNQPHSNSSNYRNGASVTYYQEREPNPQLKDFEPFNLEAWWGQRVVQSITRNANS, from the exons ATGAG tGGTAGACAAATGACGATGAATGGGAAAAGACCATCCTCGATCCCATCCAGACATCAGTCTGAAACTGTAGCACAACattttgatttaattaaatacatttatgaTT CATGGAATACAGTATCGAGAGAATTAGATATGTGCCACAATCAACCGCACAGTAATTCTTCTAATTATAGAAATGGAGCATCTGTCACATATTATCAAGAACGAGAACCAAATCCCCAACTCAAAG ATTTTGAGCCATTTAACCTTGAAGCCTGGTGGGGACAACGTGTTGTTCAAAGTATTACTAGAAATGCAAATTCCTAG
- the LOC139997827 gene encoding MAPK regulated corepressor interacting protein 2 isoform X1 produces MASLHYTKSGRQMTMNGKRPSSIPSRHQSETVAQHFDLIKYIYDSWNTVSRELDMCHNQPHSNSSNYRNGASVTYYQEREPNPQLKDFEPFNLEAWWGQRVVQSITRNANS; encoded by the exons ATGGCGTCCCTTCATTACACGAAGAG tGGTAGACAAATGACGATGAATGGGAAAAGACCATCCTCGATCCCATCCAGACATCAGTCTGAAACTGTAGCACAACattttgatttaattaaatacatttatgaTT CATGGAATACAGTATCGAGAGAATTAGATATGTGCCACAATCAACCGCACAGTAATTCTTCTAATTATAGAAATGGAGCATCTGTCACATATTATCAAGAACGAGAACCAAATCCCCAACTCAAAG ATTTTGAGCCATTTAACCTTGAAGCCTGGTGGGGACAACGTGTTGTTCAAAGTATTACTAGAAATGCAAATTCCTAG